In Mongoliitalea daihaiensis, one DNA window encodes the following:
- the ytxJ gene encoding bacillithiol system redox-active protein YtxJ → MNWNRLESIDQLVEIKEKSLEKPVLIFKHSTRCSISSMVWDRLKRNWKTEDFDRVDPFFLDLIAHRDISNSISKEFDVYHESPQIILIKDGKATYDTSHMGINYNDIMKRL, encoded by the coding sequence ATGAATTGGAATAGATTAGAGTCAATCGATCAGTTAGTGGAGATCAAAGAAAAAAGTCTAGAGAAGCCTGTTTTGATTTTTAAGCATAGTACCCGATGCTCGATTAGTAGCATGGTTTGGGATCGCTTGAAGCGCAATTGGAAAACAGAAGATTTTGATCGAGTAGATCCTTTCTTTTTAGATTTGATTGCTCATAGAGACATTTCTAACTCGATTTCTAAAGAATTTGATGTGTATCATGAGTCTCCTCAAATCATTTTAATCAAAGATGGTAAAGCCACCTATGACACTTCTCATATGGGGATTAATTACAACGATATCATGAAGCGCTTGTAG
- a CDS encoding DUF4403 family protein — MHSQPSWFLILLLLSISCTSIKPHKAHQMETTELPATTSYINIPIVFPLSYLEDNLNKDWSNQLFADKGLPIGNGMKADLDVKRTGKIKLTAGPNNTLKVKAPMNLKGDFQIERKVFGQNLSTNFPFNENLIPEISFVPEIGRNWDIQVKNLQIESWGKSMKYNFLGFEIDLDRVVKSQLQKVLDNQLSAAGLTRFDFKSMAQETWDAFAKPYSVEQEGMMVHFYGVPSKIRVKEEITMDQKMTLYLGIEGNMYSVIGQKPTTPKVPLPNIYYNDDTSNTLDLLLPLALPYKELDIYLNQAMSGKEIRTDKNTVVIPSNLKTQQYGEKILLTMDFKAIRKGKNEIKGQFLFAGQPVFDEETESLGLESAQFDVKTSNLPAKLAINSKKSSILKQVNKMSSYPLSGFLRDTRKEMQQLGYFETDFANFRVRNPDVAIEGIYVTPEDIKLFIRADGIMEVRLK; from the coding sequence ATGCATTCCCAGCCATCTTGGTTTTTGATTCTGCTCTTACTTTCCATTTCATGTACTTCCATCAAGCCGCATAAAGCACATCAGATGGAAACAACAGAACTTCCTGCTACCACCTCATATATTAATATCCCCATCGTTTTTCCACTTTCTTACCTAGAGGACAATCTCAACAAAGACTGGAGCAATCAACTATTTGCTGACAAGGGTTTACCTATTGGAAATGGTATGAAAGCAGATTTAGATGTCAAACGAACCGGAAAAATCAAACTGACAGCTGGACCGAATAATACGCTGAAGGTCAAAGCCCCCATGAACCTGAAAGGAGATTTCCAGATCGAACGGAAAGTTTTTGGTCAAAATCTTTCTACCAACTTTCCATTCAATGAAAATCTTATTCCTGAGATAAGTTTCGTTCCTGAAATCGGCAGAAACTGGGATATCCAAGTAAAAAATCTTCAGATTGAAAGTTGGGGAAAATCTATGAAATATAATTTTCTCGGTTTTGAGATTGACTTAGACAGGGTAGTAAAGTCCCAACTACAAAAAGTCTTAGATAATCAACTCTCAGCCGCTGGTTTGACTCGCTTTGATTTTAAGAGCATGGCCCAAGAAACTTGGGATGCTTTTGCCAAACCCTACAGTGTCGAACAAGAGGGAATGATGGTCCACTTTTATGGTGTCCCATCCAAAATTCGTGTCAAAGAAGAGATCACCATGGATCAAAAAATGACCCTTTACCTAGGAATTGAAGGAAACATGTACTCAGTCATCGGTCAAAAACCAACTACACCAAAAGTCCCTTTACCAAACATTTATTACAATGATGACACTTCTAATACCCTCGATCTTTTGCTCCCACTAGCGTTACCTTACAAAGAATTAGATATCTATTTGAATCAAGCTATGAGCGGCAAAGAAATCCGTACAGATAAAAATACGGTTGTCATTCCATCCAACCTCAAAACCCAGCAATACGGAGAAAAAATTCTGCTCACCATGGACTTCAAAGCCATCCGAAAAGGGAAAAATGAAATTAAAGGACAGTTTCTATTTGCCGGCCAACCTGTTTTTGATGAAGAAACCGAAAGTTTAGGCCTCGAAAGTGCACAATTTGATGTTAAAACTTCCAATCTGCCTGCAAAGCTCGCCATCAACTCCAAAAAGTCTAGCATTCTCAAGCAAGTCAACAAGATGTCCTCTTATCCCCTCTCAGGTTTTTTGAGGGATACAAGAAAAGAAATGCAGCAATTAGGGTACTTTGAAACTGATTTTGCCAATTTTCGGGTTCGAAATCCCGATGTAGCGATTGAAGGAATATATGTAACTCCTGAGGATATAAAACTTTTTATACGAGCGGATGGGATTATGGAGGTGCGATTGAAGTAA